Genomic segment of Arachis stenosperma cultivar V10309 chromosome 4, arast.V10309.gnm1.PFL2, whole genome shotgun sequence:
TAAACTTAAGGAGGGTTAGCATGTTGCACAACCATTTTTACTCTGGTTTTGAAGAGAGTAAAAGCAAAATGTTGGATGTCAGCAAGTCAAAAAGGAACATGTTGGGAGTAAATGGAGAGAACTCGAATCTCGAAATTGGATGTATATGCAACGgttataaatataataagaGTAACCAGGACACAAATATTGAGGTTGGAACTTGAAATTTCCCAGCCACTTTCCACTTGCCATTCACATTCATACTATCAAAATGGTCCactttatattttaatatatattaaatgtgtattaaaaacataaaaaattattttttttatatttttatgagaTAATACTAAGTTGGTCCTTCAACTTGTATTTCCATTTTAATTTAatccctaaaattttaattacttctatttagtttataaattttgtaaatataaCTCATGTTAATTTTTGGAATAATTTTTAACGCACAAACATTAACGGAACGCCCAAAAAAACATTGTAAgcaatatttatttaaatttttctttctaaaacAAGTGATCCAAAAGTCGTTTTTGAGGTATTTGAGGGCCAAAACCAACACGGCCTCATATTACAAGTTCTAGCATATCATTTGGTTTTTTATGTCAAGGTTTCATTAATGTTTTGTGCCAAAAATCGTTTTAAGAACTAATGTAAATCACTTTTATAAAGTTTAGAAATTAAGAAggcaattaaaattttaaagaccAAATTAAGACTCATGCAAATTATATGTAAGTTTAGAGACCAAAATTAAGTATTaactctaattttattaaagatatttaattattatttgaaaaattaaatataaaatacgaTGTAGATTTTTGCTTCTTATTCATCATAGGTACTTCATTCAACATGCATTTGATTTTGATATCCAAACTTTTCCTTTTAAGACTACAATGATTGGTAGGTTCTTATGGTGATATTCAATCCGGGATTTGGTTTGCATAAACTGTAAACTATACAGTGTTAATAACTTAAATGCCACATTATTATTGAAATAACGTATTTCTTTTTCATAAACAAACTTCTTCATGGCTATTGATTGTATTGCACTCTTTCCAATAACATTATACAAAGAATactaaaaaatcatcaaaatttattattttttatcactAATTAACTatcaatatataaaaatgtaaattaaaatatattattagattaTTCAAGTAAAAAATtgagttaataattaaaagtaataactaaaaataataaattatgatagtctttagattttttttatttaaataaataaattgaatattcTAAAGTATATTTGTAAATCAGGTTAGCCCTTTACAGTTGGAAAAAGAAAGTGTAAAGGgatttgattgattgattgattgactGCTTGATTGGCTGCTTGATATAAGGATCCTCCTCCTGCTTGTGTCGATGCTAAATGACAAAGTGTAAATGGCCATTAGTGAGTATTAATACTCATCACAATGCAAAAGtaattatctatttttcttcATCAACCTAACACAAATTTCAGCCATAGTTTCTATCAAGAAAAAAAGGGgcaaaattcttaaaaatgGATTAATGAGAATATACATGTCTAACTCAAACCTATCGAGTTATGTTAAGATGGCATAACCTTTTTAAACTCATCTTTAACATCTCACTCCTTCACTATGATGGATGAAAAGTGACTCCACAATCAAAGCAAGACCCACACTGTATCTTATGATGATCTAGTGATGAGTCAAGTATGAGCTTTTAACAATTTGTCACCCAAACATTTCTCCTAAATAAAATACTACTTAACATTGAAGATTACGACTTACTTCTATCTTCAAATCTTTCCAGTACAAAGATATTACCCTTGTCGTCCCTTCCAATCCTCATGGTACCGTCAACATATCTATGAGAAAGATTGAATTAAGAAACAACAAGAATTTTCatcaatgatggaataaaaGACAGAAAAACAGCAAGTTTCACAGCCCTTTAATTTGTCCATGATATGATCTTAGGATACGTGATTTCCAACCATCCCTCTGGATTGAAGATGCCCAACAGAAGATTATAATTTTTCCGGAATACATTCATCAACTGTGCAtgcaaggaagaaaagaaatttGAACTTGGGAAGATAAGACTAATAATCCGATTAATTAGCCTAGAGAAAAATGCAGTATGTAATTAGCATTACCTGATCAGGGGTAATGGTGGAGCTTTCGAAGTTAATGTCAACCCTCTGTGAATTTCAAGTATTATCCAATTAGGTAGTTTACTCAGCAGCAATAGCTATAGATTACAGAGAAATAAATTGAGATTGGCCAAACAAGAAGGTGGAGCTTTAACTGTTGCAGAAGCAATCTTGAAAGAAGCCTCAATGCTAAGCTGTCCCGACAACAAACTCAACCCCTTTGCGCTGAACTCGACCACATTAACTGCTTTGCTCTCCATTTTAGAATCACATCACCAATGTTCAAGCTCAGTAGATAAAAGTTATACACTTTCTCTACTCaaaattgaaagagaaaatgACCAAGCCATGTATTGTATTTGTAGTTTGTACCTTGGCTATATCAATGGTTTGAAAAAACTCATCCAATGAGATAAAGTCTCTCAGGCCTAACTTGGTTCTCTTGGATCCCAAAATTGAGATTGTGCTATAAACAAGCCTCCAACACCCAGCCACCTTCCATGTAATAGAAATTATTGATAGCGAAAGCTCAAAAATCCAATGATAATATATGCAGAGTTAAAGTTACCTTGTCTAGTCTTAGAGTTGGGTCTGGAGTTGGATTTATATATTCTAGCTGCTGCACCAGACTCTCAATTTCAAATTTCTTGGCAGATGGGAGTCCAAAAATCCCCCTGTTGATTCCttgaaacatattttttattgcAATTGATTTCAAACATATCAGATACACCTTCTGCTCTGttaaacaatgccaaaagcttataatgaaaaaagaaaaagtggaTTGAAATGGGATACCTTCCACTGCCTGGTAAAGCTCTCTTTTCTTCTCAGCAAGTGTGTCATCCATAACCAAGCCTGACCCAAAGCTCTGTTCTCCAACTTTAACAACAGTGAAGGGTTTAGACCAGAGCGGTCTGCCACCAAATCTCGAGGTGTTCATCCTTGAAAGATTCTCAGATGGAGCCAATCTTTGAAGCTTCATGATATCCATGGTTCTAAAAATCACAGGACTCACATGACAACCGGCCATTGATGCATGAAATAACTTGGTGACCCTTCTAGAAGAAGATTTAACAATGAGAGACAGAAAATGAAGCACAGGATAAGATCTTATTTTGGTTGATAAAGACAGTGGTTCCTGATGTTACTTATTAGTGCCATCAGTTTTGCTCTATGGAAACAGTGAACATGCATTTTAGACTAGTTATGGCCTAATGGCCTATTACTGGGCTGCAAATAATATGACCCAATTATCCATATAGTTAAATGATTTCATTACAAGCCAATTCTGGTTCATAGTTTATACCCAGGGAGAGAATTTTTATCCCAAAAACAGAAGTTCATATgtcatgacaaaaaaaaaaaaaaagtcaaagaTGTGTAATTTTAGTTTCTCTGCATTGTACTTCTCACTTTTTATAATTAGTAGAAAAGTGTAGGGACTTCTCACcaaatttttattatcaaatattttgatttaattagtAGAAATATTGTAGTA
This window contains:
- the LOC130973606 gene encoding fibrillin protein 5 homolog, translated to MAGCHVSPVIFRTMDIMKLQRLAPSENLSRMNTSRFGGRPLWSKPFTVVKVGEQSFGSGLVMDDTLAEKKRELYQAVEGINRGIFGLPSAKKFEIESLVQQLEYINPTPDPTLRLDKVAGCWRLVYSTISILGSKRTKLGLRDFISLDEFFQTIDIAKSKAVNVVEFSAKGLSLLSGQLSIEASFKIASATRVDINFESSTITPDQLMNVFRKNYNLLLGIFNPEGWLEITYVDGTMRIGRDDKGNIFVLERFEDRTSTQAGGGSLYQAANQAVNQSINQIPLHFLFPTVKG